One window of Cucurbita pepo subsp. pepo cultivar mu-cu-16 chromosome LG19, ASM280686v2, whole genome shotgun sequence genomic DNA carries:
- the LOC111781538 gene encoding ER lumen protein-retaining receptor A isoform X2 — protein sequence MNIFRFAGDMTHLISVLVLLLKIYATKSCSGISLKTQELYALVFLTRYLDLLTDFISIYNTVMKLIFIASSLAIVWCMRVHPIVRRSYDKDLDTFRHYFLVAASFILALLVNEKFAFQEVFWAFSIYLEAVAILPQLVLLQRSGNVDNLTGHYIFFLGAYRALYILNWIYRYFMETHFSRWIACIAGLVQTALYADFFYYYYISWRNKAKLQLPA from the exons ATGAATATCTTCAGGTTCGCCGGCGATATGACCCACTTGATCAGTGTTTTAGTTCTTCTCCTCAAAATCTACGCTACCAAATCATGCTCCG GAATTTCACTCAAGACTCAGGAGTTGTATGCCCTTGTCTTTCTGACCCGGTATTTGGATCTTTTAACGGACTTCATATCTATCTATAATACTGTGATGAAGCTGATTTTTATAGCAAGCTCTCTAGCAATTGTTTGGTGCATGCGGGTGCATCCAATCGTGAGGCGGTCGTATGATAAAGATCTTGACACTTTTcgtcattattttcttgttgcTGCAAGTTTCATTCTCGCCCTTTTAGTGAATGAGAAGTTTGCGTTTCAAGAG GTCTTTTGGGCGTTTTCAATATACTTGGAGGCTGTAGCAATTCTTCCTCAATTAGTTTTATTGCAACGAAGTGGGAATGTGGACAATTTGACCGGCCATTACATCTTCTTTCTTGG AGCCTATCGTGCACTCTACATCCTCAACTGGATCTACCGATATTTCATGGAAACGCACTTCAGTCGGTGGATAG CTTGCATTGCTGGCCTGGTTCAGACGGCTTTATATGCTGATTTCTTTTACTACTACTACATTAG CTGGAGAAACAAGGCGAAGCTCCAGTTGCCAGCTTGA
- the LOC111781538 gene encoding ER lumen protein-retaining receptor A isoform X1, whose product MNIFRFAGDMTHLISVLVLLLKIYATKSCSGISLKTQELYALVFLTRYLDLLTDFISIYNTVMKLIFIASSLAIVWCMRVHPIVRRSYDKDLDTFRHYFLVAASFILALLVNEKFAFQEVFWAFSIYLEAVAILPQLVLLQRSGNVDNLTGHYIFFLGFVYFIYHWWWCFIEELLFCQPHQFLNNMTSHSFSILQYVFEVILSFRAMTNIQNNEFSK is encoded by the exons ATGAATATCTTCAGGTTCGCCGGCGATATGACCCACTTGATCAGTGTTTTAGTTCTTCTCCTCAAAATCTACGCTACCAAATCATGCTCCG GAATTTCACTCAAGACTCAGGAGTTGTATGCCCTTGTCTTTCTGACCCGGTATTTGGATCTTTTAACGGACTTCATATCTATCTATAATACTGTGATGAAGCTGATTTTTATAGCAAGCTCTCTAGCAATTGTTTGGTGCATGCGGGTGCATCCAATCGTGAGGCGGTCGTATGATAAAGATCTTGACACTTTTcgtcattattttcttgttgcTGCAAGTTTCATTCTCGCCCTTTTAGTGAATGAGAAGTTTGCGTTTCAAGAG GTCTTTTGGGCGTTTTCAATATACTTGGAGGCTGTAGCAATTCTTCCTCAATTAGTTTTATTGCAACGAAGTGGGAATGTGGACAATTTGACCGGCCATTACATCTTCTTTCTTGGGTTCGTATATTTCATTTATCATTGGTGGTGGTGCTTTATTGAAGAATTACTTTTCTGCCAACCTCATcagtttttaaataatatgaccagtcattctttttctattcTGCAGTATgtatttgaagtaattttatcCTTTAGAGCCATGACCAATATCCAAAACAATGAATTTTCTAAATGA
- the LOC111781331 gene encoding probable alpha,alpha-trehalose-phosphate synthase [UDP-forming] 7, which translates to MMSKSYTNLLDLASGNFPIMGREKKRLPRVMTVAGVISELDDDQANSVTSEGPSSVVQDRIIIVANQLPIKAKRRPDNKGWSFSWDEDSLLWQLKDGLPEDMEVLYVGSLQVDVDSSEQDDVSQLLLERFKCVPAFLPKEILSKFYHGFCKQQLWPLFHYMLPFSATHGGRFDRSLWEAYVAANKIFSQRVIEVINPDDDFVWIHDYHLMVLPTFLRRRFTRLRMGFFLHSPFPSSEIYRTLPVREEILKALLNSDLIGFHTFDYARHFLSCCSRMLGLEYQSKRGYIGLEYFGRTVGIKIMPVGIHMGQMESVLRLADKDWRVQELKRQFEGKVVLLGVDDMDIFKGVNLKLLAMEQMLRQHPKWQGRAVFVQIANPARGGGKDLEEIQDEIRECCKRINDCFGQQNYEPIVFIDRPVSLTERAAYYTIAECVVVTAVRDGMNLTPYEYVVCRQGTSGSDYSTETNGPQKSMLVISEFMGCSPSLSGAMRVNPWNIEATAEALNEAISMADAEKQLRHEKHYKYVSTHDVAYWSKSFFQDMERTCKDHFRKRCWGIGLGFGFRVVALDPNFKKLSIDAIVAEYSRSKRRAILLDYDGTVMPQTSIDKTPSNQVISIIDSLCDDVRNTVFVVSGRGRESLGNWFSSCDKLGIAAEHGYFMRWSADKDWENCGQGSDFGWIQIAEPVMKLYTEATDGSSIETKESALVWHHQDADPDFGCSQAKELLDHLESVLANEPVAVKSGQFIVEVKPQGVSKGVVAEKIFTSMADAGRRADFVLCIGDDRSDEDMFEIIGNAVSSGVLSSNTSVFACTVGQKPSKAKYYLDDTTEVINMLEALAEVSDISSPPESP; encoded by the exons ATGATGTCCAAATCGTATACAAATCTTTTAGATTTAGCTTCAGGGAATTTTCCCATCATGGGTCGTGAGAAGAAGCGACTTCCACGAGTAATGACTGTTGCAGGGGTAATATCAGAGCTTGATGATGACCAGGCAAACAGTGTGACTTCTGAGGGACCTTCCTCAGTTGTGCAAGACCGTATAATTATTGTTGCCAATCAGCTTCCTATTAAAGCGAAGCGTAGACCGGATAATAAAGGCTGGAGTTTTAGTTGGGATGAAGACTCTTTGTTGTGGCAGCTCAAGGATGGTTTGCCGGAAGATATGGAGGTTTTGTATGTAGGATCTTTGCAGGTGGATGTTGATTCTTCCGAACAAGATGATGTATCACAGCTTTTGTTGGAGAGGTTTAAGTGTGTTCCTGCGTTTTTGCCTAAAGaaattttatctaaattttatcATGGTTTTTGCAAGCAGCAATTGTGGCCACTCTTCCATTATATGCTTCCGTTCTCAGCGACTCATGGTGGTCGGTTCGATCGGTCTCTGTGGGAAGCTTATGTAGCagctaataaaatattttctcaaagGGTCATTGAGGTCATAAACCCAGATGATGACTTTGTATGGATTCATGATTACCATTTGATGGTGCTGCCCACCTTTTTGAGGAGAAGGTTTACAAGATTGAGAATGGGCTTTTTTCTTCACAGTCCATTTCCTTCATCAGAAATATATAGGACTTTGCCTGTGAGGGAAGAGATTCTTAAGGCTCTTTTGAATTCAGACCTTATTggttttcacacttttgaCTATGCTCGACATTTCCTGTCTTGTTGTAGTCGAATGTTGGGTTTGGAATATCAATCAAAGAGGGGTTATATTGGGTTGGAATATTTTGGAAGGACCGTGGGGATAAAGATCATGCCTGTCGGAATTCACATGGGCCAGATGGAGTCAGTCTTAAGGCTGGCCGATAAAGATTGGAGGGTACAGGAGCTCAAGCGacaatttgaaggaaaagttGTCTTACTTGGAGTTGATGACATGGACATTTTTAAAGGGGTCAATCTGAAGTTGTTGGCAATGGAACAAATGCTAAGGCAACATCCAAAGTGGCAGGGTAGAGCTGTTTTTGTACAGATTGCAAACCCAGCTAGAGGAGGAGGGAAAGATCTTGAGGAAATACAAGATGAAATACGGGAATGCTGCAAGAGAATTAATGACTGTTTTGGACAGCAAAATTATGAACCAATTGTGTTCATTGATCGGCCTGTTTCTCTCACTGAGAGAGCTGCATATTATACCATTGCCGAATGTGTCGTAGTTACAGCGGTGAGGGATGGAATGAACCTAACTCCTTATGAATATGTTGTCTGCAGGCAGGGAACCTCTGGATCAGATTATAGCACAGAAACAAATGGACCACAAAAAAGCATGCTAGTCATATCAGAGTTCATGGGATGTTCCCCTTCTCTCAGTGGTGCAATGCGGGTTAATCCATGGAACATTGAAGCTACTGCCGAAGCATTGAATGAGGCAATATCAATGGCTGATGCTGAGAAGCAATTGCGCCATGAAAAGCATTACAAGTATGTGAGTACTCATGATGTGGCATACTGGTCAAAGAGTTTCTTCCAAGATATGGAAAGAACTTGTAAGGATCACTTCAGAAAACGGTGCTGGGGAATTGGGTTGGGCTTTGGGTTCAGAGTTGTAGCACTTGATCctaactttaaaaagttgtCTATTGATGCCATTGTTGCTGAATATTCAAGGTCTAAAAGGAGGGCTATACTATTGGATTATGATGGCACTGTCATGCCACAAACTTCAATTGATAAGACCCCAAGTAATCAAGTTATTTCAATCATAGATTCACTTTGCGATGATGTTAGGAATACTGTTTTTGTTGTCAGTGGAAGAGGGCGTGAAAGTTTGGGCAACTGGTTTTCTTCTTGCGATAAACTTGGGATTGCTGCAGAGCATGGCTATTTTATGAG GTGGTCTGCTGATAAGGATTGGGAAAATTGTGGTCAAGGTAGTGATTTTGGCTGGATACAGATCGCAGAGCCAGTCATGAAATTATATACAGAAGCTACTGACGGCTCTTCCATTGAAACCAAGGAAAGTGCCTTGGTGTGGCACCACCAGGATGCCGACCCTGATTTTGGTTGCAGCCAGGCCAAGGAACTGTTGGATCATCTCGAAAGTGTGCTTGCAAATGAACCAGTTGCTGTAAAAAGTGGTCAGTTCATTGTAGAAGTGAAGCCACAG GGGGTTAGTAAAGGTGTGGTGGCAGAAAAGATTTTCACATCAATGGCCGATGCAGGCAGACGGGCCGATTTTGTGCTATGCATTGGTGATGATAGATCTGATGAAGACATGTTTGAGATCATTGGCAATGCAGTATCAAGTGGCGTCCTCTCTTCCAATACATCAGTTTTTGCATGCACAGTTGGACAGAAACCAAGCAAGGCCAAGTATTACTTGGATGATACAACTGAGGTCATAAACATGCTTGAAGCCCTTGCAGAAGTTTCTGACATTTCTTCTCCTCCAGAATCCCCTTGA
- the LOC111781536 gene encoding protein GRAVITROPIC IN THE LIGHT 1-like: MATIKPNSSVKSKTRFARTFQKVINLRNATRIASSNGICVLVSHNKFKDDSSIHGGKSQIFDRGEEDVKARNKAVMEALAAKLFASVTSIKAAYAELQMAQSPYNSDAIQAADQAVVDELKVISELKRSFLKKELDLSPQVTLMLSEIQEQQSLMKTYEITIKKLQAESEQKDIGIVALKKKLDESISFNKSLEKKLNASGSLSMFDNLQFSLLNPTHFAQFLHYTLRSIRNFVKLMIRDMESASWDLNAAVQCIVDPDTKFPEPTHRSFAFESFVCKTMFEGFTTDPNFIFQNDSFPLDKQQNRQMFDKFKKLKPVNPKIFISQNLNSSFAKFTRSKYLQLVHAKMECSLFGNLNQRKIMNSGGVPDTTFFAAFAEMSKRVWLLRCLAFSLHNDVTIFQVRKNSRFSEVYMQCVTEETLFSPADMNDSAVGTGSEPRVRFTVVPGFKIGETVVQSRVYLSPPSR, from the coding sequence atgGCAACGATCAAACCCAATTCATCCGTGAAGAGCAAAACGAGATTCGCTAGGACTTTTCAGAAGGTAATCAATCTCAGGAACGCAACTCGGATCGCATCAAGTAATGGAATCTGTGTTCTGGTTTCACATAACAAGTTTAAAGATGATTCGAGTATCCATGGAGGAAAATCCCAAATCTTTGACAGAGGTGAAGAAGACGTCAAAGCTCGGAACAAGGCAGTCATGGAAGCTCTGGCTGCAAAGCTTTTTGCTAGCGTTACTTCAATCAAAGCTGCTTACGCCGAGCTTCAAATGGCACAAAGTCCTTACAACAGCGACGCAATTCAAGCTGCAGACCAGGCGGTGGTAGACGAATTGAAGGTCATTTCAGAGTTGAAACGGAGCTTCTTAAAGAAAGAATTAGATCTCTCACCGCAAGTGACATTAATGCTCTCAGAGATTCAGGAACAGCAAAGTTTGATGAAAACCTACGAGATTACCATTAAGAAACTGCAAGCTGAGTCGGAGCAGAAGGATATCGGTATTGTCGCGTTAAAGAAAAAGCTCGACGAATCAATTTCGTTCAACAAGTCGTTGGAAAAGAAGCTAAATGCTAGTGGTTCTTTATCCATGTTCGATAATCTTCAGTTTTCTCTTCTCAATCCAACCCATTTTGCTCAATTCCTCCATTACACCCTAAGATCCATCAGAAATTTCGTGAAATTGATGATCCGCGACATGGAATCAGCAAGCTGGGACCTCAACGCGGCCGTTCAATGCATCGTCGACCCTGACACCAAATTCCCGGAGCCAACTCATCGGAGCTTCGCTTTTGAATCGTTCGTCTGTAAAACAATGTTCGAGGGTTTTACAACTGACCCAAATTTCATATTCCAAAACGATTCGTTTCCCCTCGACAAGCAGCAAAACCGCCAAATGTTTGATAAATTCAAGAAGCTCAAACCAGTAAACCCTAAAATCTTCATTTCTCAAAACCTTAACTCCTCATTCGCTAAATTCACACGCTCCAAGTACCTCCAACTCGTCCATGCGAAAATGGAGTGCTCTCTGTTTGGAAATCTGAACCAGAGGAAAATCATGAACTCCGGCGGCGTCCCCGACACGACATTCTTCGCCGCCTTCGCCGAGATGTCGAAGCGCGTTTGGCTTCTACGGTGTTTAGCATTTTCACTGCACAACGACGTTACGATCTTCCAAGTGAGGAAGAACAGCAGATTCTCAGAAGTTTACATGCAATGCGTTACCGAAGAGACATTGTTTTCTCCAGCGGATATGAACGATTCAGCCGTAGGAACCGGGTCGGAGCCTCGAGTTCGGTTCACCGTTGTTCCGGGTTTCAAAATTGGAGAGACGGTGGTACAGAGTCGAGTTTATTTATCGCCGCCGAGTCGCTAA